The genomic region CACCACCGCATCGGGCAGCGCGGCCACCTTGAGCATTTTCGAGAGCCAGCCCTTCGAGAGCTTGAGTCGCTCGGCCATGCGCGATTGATGGTTGCCATAATGCGTTTTGAGCGCGGCGGCATAATTGCGCGCCCGCTCAAGATCGGAAACATCCTTGCGCGCCCGGTTTTCCAGATCGGCCAGACGGAACGCCGCCTCGTCGTCGATCTGCACCACCTGCGCCACGAATTGCATATCGGGATAGGAATGGGCGCGCAGCCATGAGATCGACCAGTGCCGCCGCGTCCCCGCGATCACCTCGTAATCATGCTGCGGATCGCCTTCGAGGCGACGCACCACGGCGGGCACCTTTTGCCCCCCTTCGGCGATGATCGAGTCGATCAGCTCGCGGCAGCTTTCCTCCGACAGATGCTGATAGGAGCGCGCATTGCCCTCCCACACCCGCACCCGCGCCGGGTCGAGCAGCAATTGCGTGACCTGCCGCACCTCGCCGCTGGCGACGCGAGCCAGCGCGCTTTCGCGGCCCAGCAAAGTGGTGCCGAGCGCGCGTTCGGGCCGCGAAGGGGCTGGGGCCTCGGTTGCCTCCGGGGCGATGACATCTTCGTCCGAAAGCAAAGAGGTCAGATAATCCGATTGTTTGCGTGCCATCGCGATCTCGGTTCTAAAAAAGGGCTGTCAGATAACAGGATTGGAACATAATGAGAACTTTTCTTGTAGGGAAGAGCCTTATGCCTGCAAAAGCGCGGCCTCGTCCGCAGGCGCCATGCGGCCCCATCCGGTGCGCACCAATTGCTCGATCTGGCCCAGCGCCTCGTCCAGATTGGCGCGGCAACGCTTGTTGGTGCGCGCCGTGCCGATCGGCTTGTCCAGTTCGTAAACCGTCATCATGCGCAAGGCGGCATGGCTGATCTCGGCGCTGTCCAGGATCGGCACGGGCAGGAGGGCAGGGCCGAAGGTCTGCTCCATGATGGTGCGGACCATCGCATGGCTGGGGTCATTGCCGTCGAATTTGGAGCATATCAGGCGGACGAAATTGTAATCGACGCTGATCCCCGCCGCGATCAACTGCCCGATGACCTGATCCATCATCGAGAGGAATTGCACCGTCGAGCAGAAGTCCGGCGTGGTGGCGGCCAGCGGCACCAAAAGCGCATTGGCCGCCTGCATCACCGCTAGAGAAATCGTGCCCAGCGCAGGCGGGGGATCAAGAATGACCACATCATAATCACAGGCCAGATCGAGCAAGCCCTGTTTCAATTTACGAAACCGCGCCGCCAGCACCGATTGCCCATCCGACCCCGCCGCGGCCAATTCATATTCCACATCGAACAGCTCAAGGTTCGACGGGATCAGGTCGACATTGGGCCAAGGCGTCTGCTTGACGGCATAGGCAAGGTCGGCCTGCGTCGGATCAATCGAGAGATAGGGATAGAGCGTTTCGGCCCGCGTGATGTTGAAATGGGGGTTAAAGCCGAACAGGGTCGTCGTCGTCGCCTGGCTGTCGCAATCGACCACCAGCACGCGATAACCCTGCACCGCGAAATAATGCGCAAGGTGGGTGGTGACGGTGGACTTGCCCACGCCGCCTTTGAAGTTCTGCACCGCGATAATGGCGGGCGTGTCGCTGGGCGCGCGGGCAGGGCTGGCCCCCAGAACGGCGCGCATGTTCAGCATGTCCTCGACCGTATAGCCCACGCGCCGCCCGTTCTCGCTGGCGGGGGGAGGGGGCAGGCGGCCATCCTCCTCGGCCATGCGGATGCGGTTGGTTGAACAGCCCAGCAATTGCGCGGCCTCGGCAATGCCGATACGCACATTCAACCCCTTGCGGCTGTCGGGCAGGAAAGCCTTGCGCCGCAAGCGCTCGATCATCTTCTCGCCCGCCTCGGCCAGATCGCCGATCTGATCCGCTATGGAATGCAGCGGGGCAGCATCGTTTTCGCCCAGATCGCTCGCTTCGTAATCCACTTGGCCGCATCCCATCACGATTGAATGATGGCGCGATGATTGGCTGATGGTTGAATGTTTGGCAAGGGCAATATGACAAAAATGGTTCAACACTATACGGTCAAAGTGGCATACGGATTGACTCCGTGCCAGAATGCCGTCAAACGCCGCCCCCAGCCGGAGGCCCCATGCAACAGTAAGGTTGCAGGCGCCAAAAGCGAGACGTGAAGAAGTTTGCTGGCGCCGGTTTTTGAGTTTTATAGCGCCTGACCAACGACTTCGCGCCCATGTAAAGTGTCGAGTGAAGCTCTTTTCTGCCCCATGCGCCAAGTTCGCCCTGCCGATTCTGTGCCTGATCGCGGCTTGGCCAACGCTTGATTCCGCCCGCGCCGCAGAGAGCCCGACCAAACCTTCCAACGACGCCGCCGCGCCCGAACGGCGACAGGTTGAATGCGTGGCCAAGGTTATCGTGCATGAGGCGGGCAATCAGATCCGCCGGGGCCAGATCGCCGTGGCCCAGGTGATCCGCACCAGGATGCAGAAAATGGGCATTGCCAC from Novosphingobium humi harbors:
- a CDS encoding ParB/RepB/Spo0J family partition protein; this translates as MARKQSDYLTSLLSDEDVIAPEATEAPAPSRPERALGTTLLGRESALARVASGEVRQVTQLLLDPARVRVWEGNARSYQHLSEESCRELIDSIIAEGGQKVPAVVRRLEGDPQHDYEVIAGTRRHWSISWLRAHSYPDMQFVAQVVQIDDEAAFRLADLENRARKDVSDLERARNYAAALKTHYGNHQSRMAERLKLSKGWLSKMLKVAALPDAVVAAFASPADVQLKPAYPLAQAMDDKAAAAAILREAKALAAEQKQAPIPAAQVIARLMAAPRGDKAPASPLYMWCSKHGRTGLSVLSANRQGATLRVHAGAGAEIEELVNAFREALLTLEAKGKEGQS
- a CDS encoding cell wall hydrolase — protein: MKLFSAPCAKFALPILCLIAAWPTLDSARAAESPTKPSNDAAAPERRQVECVAKVIVHEAGNQIRRGQIAVAQVIRTRMQKMGIATDACRVVHQPGQFFNIDRFVPKRNSTQWREAMAIAAQTLRGEGEDIVPGAMFFRTAARPLKGRIRIARIDNHVFYR
- a CDS encoding AAA family ATPase: MIERLRRKAFLPDSRKGLNVRIGIAEAAQLLGCSTNRIRMAEEDGRLPPPPASENGRRVGYTVEDMLNMRAVLGASPARAPSDTPAIIAVQNFKGGVGKSTVTTHLAHYFAVQGYRVLVVDCDSQATTTTLFGFNPHFNITRAETLYPYLSIDPTQADLAYAVKQTPWPNVDLIPSNLELFDVEYELAAAGSDGQSVLAARFRKLKQGLLDLACDYDVVILDPPPALGTISLAVMQAANALLVPLAATTPDFCSTVQFLSMMDQVIGQLIAAGISVDYNFVRLICSKFDGNDPSHAMVRTIMEQTFGPALLPVPILDSAEISHAALRMMTVYELDKPIGTARTNKRCRANLDEALGQIEQLVRTGWGRMAPADEAALLQA